A stretch of Castanea sativa cultivar Marrone di Chiusa Pesio chromosome 2, ASM4071231v1 DNA encodes these proteins:
- the LOC142624164 gene encoding late embryogenesis abundant protein Lea5: MARSLTQAKLLAESIANGFSLFINRRGYSAASHASVSASLANGGGSSSNRSRILMSKIEERASMKEDSGASSAWAPDPVTGYYRPINHAAEIDAVELRNLLLNHKVRAH; the protein is encoded by the exons ATGGCTCGCTCTCTCACTCAGGCTAAGCTTCTTGCTGAGTCCATTGCAAAtggtttttctctctttatcaaTCG GCGGGGTTATTCGGCTGCATCACATGCCTCAGTGTCGGCAAGCTTAGCCAATGGAGGAGGGTCTAGTAGTAATAGGAGTAGAATCCTGATGAGTAAAATAGAAGAGAGGGCTTCGATGAAAGAAGATTCTGGGGCCTCTTCAGCATGGGCCCCAGACCCAGTTACTGGGTACTACAGGCCCATTAATCATGCAGCGGAAATTGATGCAGTCGAGCTTCGAAATCTGCTGTTGAACCACAAGGTGAGAGCACACTAA